A window from Salvelinus sp. IW2-2015 linkage group LG5, ASM291031v2, whole genome shotgun sequence encodes these proteins:
- the LOC111964219 gene encoding leucine-rich repeat neuronal protein 4, which yields MSTHRDPPPPLIILTLAFLNGYSSFAAPSDVSGTNHTATLHLRPHGRMYEMLELYSNDDYDLNWDTTPPPPTPSRGTNPQSCDYNPCRELQTPCAQLAASSGCLCPGVSGPHVAPEPPDLKRLSMEGPAVVVQWCAPSSVVTRYEVVVGTLEPLVFGEDQRSGVVRGXGQGVEVCVVAVNDAGVSERQRRSCTMYEPPGDSSLALKAGLIGGALGLLLLLSLAVLLWRHRARRKADARITQATEETL from the coding sequence ATGTCCACCCACAGGGatcctccacctcccctcataATCCTCACACTGGCCTTTCTCAATGGCTACTCCTCCTTCGCTGCACCCTCTGACGTCTCAGGGACCAACCACACAGCCACCCTTCATCTAAGGCCACACGGACGCATGTACGAAATGTTGGAGCTCTACTCAAATGATGACTACGACCTGAATTGGGACACCACTCCACCCCCGCCTACTCCCTCACGGGGCACCAATCCTCAGTCCTGTGACTACAACCCTTGCCGGGAGCTACAGACCCCCTGTGCCCAGCTGGCAGCCTCCAGCGGCTGCCTGTGTCCAGGGGTGAGTGGGCCCCACGTGGCCCCAGAGCCTCCAGACCTTAAGAGACTGTCTATGGAAGGGCCAGCGGTGGTTGTTCAGTGGTGTGCACCATCGTCTGTTGTGACCCGTTATGAGGTGGTGGTGGGTACCCTGGAGCCCCTGGTGTTTGGGGAGGACCAGAGGAGTGGTGTTGTGCGGGGGMTGGGGCAgggggtggaggtgtgtgtggtggcggTGAATGACGCAGGAGTCAGCGAGCGTCAGAGGCGGTCCTGTACGATGTACGAGCCCCCTGGAGACAGCAGTCTGGCCCTCAAAGCTGGGCTGATTGGAGGGGCCCTGGGgctcctgctgctcctctcaCTGGCTGTCCTGCTTTGGAGGCACAGGGCTCGGAGAAAAGCAGATGCCAGGATCACCCAGGCCACGGAGGAAACACTTTGA